The Neomonachus schauinslandi chromosome 13, ASM220157v2, whole genome shotgun sequence DNA segment ttaaacaaaagAAGGCAAAGTAGCTGTGCACTGACTATGCTCTAATAcctaaaatgtaataaaaataatgaaatagtatTTAGACTATCTAATTATTTAAAACGATCACTTACATTAAGCGAAAATGGTGGCTTACAAAGAATAACTAAAGtcaaatataaaacatgtaaaatttaTACATGTCATGTATATTTCTTAAACATGTGTAAAAATGTCACACACTTCAAAGAATAGTCATGGGATGTTTCTAGGTTATTTTTAATGCATCAGATTTATTTACCAATTTAAAGGATCACTTACaggcagatattttaaaaatttcctgggGGTAAACAAATCAATATATTAGATGTTTAAGGACTGGAGCAGGGAGCAGACATAGAGTTCCTAAGTaataaatattacctttttaataaaaaggtgGTACTTTATAAGATATCCAAGTAATACTGACTCATAAAAGCGTATGTTGACCACGTAAGAGATAATGGCTGGAGGTTTTAGGGGACTGAAGAATGAACAACAAATTCAACCAACTCAAAATGCATTATTCATTCCTCAAAGaaccaaaacaggaagaaaaaaaaaaatagaagaggtcCTCACAACACCCTGAAAAGTTCAGGCATTAGGAAGTGTTGACTGGCACCCATTTCTTGCTGTTGTAAAACCCGCCCCTCCGTTTCTAGGCCTCAACCCATGGAAACCAGCAGGGGCAAGAGGCAGGTCCTCTGCACTGTGGCGGATCCAGAGGGCCCGGCAAGCTCAACCTCAgccgacccccccccccgccccgccaagcCCCCCCGGGATGTGCGGGGCGGAAGGCGGAGGGCGCAGGGGTCCAGTCCTGCGGCGGTGGGCCCAGGGCGTTGCTAGATGGGGGAGCGGCGCGCGGAGAAGGAGGGGCCGCGCGAGGCCCCGCCTCTCCCCGGCCGCGGCCTCGGGCTACAGCCAGGGCTCGGAGGGCTCTGAGTCCGGGGCGCGCAGGCCTGACTCGGGTGCGCGCAAAGGCGGCTCATCCTTATCGCCACGCGGGCGCGGCCCCCGCTGCTCGAGGTGCAGCTGCAGCAGGGCCCGGCGGTACATGGCCTCCAGCTTCTCGAGCCGGGCCCTCAGGGCCCTGGGGCTGCCTGGCTCGTCCTCGAGGCCGCTGCCTCTCGCCCTCGGGTTCGTGCTGGCCTCCTCGGGGCCCGGGGTGGCCCTGGCCGCCTCTGCGGCCGCCCCGTCGCTAGCCTCGCCGGGAAGCCGCAAAGCCTGACGGAAGAGACTGCGGTTCTCGCGCTTCAGCCGCCGGTTTTCAAGCCGCAGCCGGGCGTTCTCTTCGCGCAGCCGCGCGTTCTGGCGGTCCCGCTCGTCCCGCGCGCGGATGGCCTCCAGGTGGCTCGCAGCCAGGTCGGCGAACCGCTCCTCCAGCTGCTGTCGGGCGCCGCCCGCACGGCCTCGCCAGCCCACGCCGCCGCCGATGCCGCCACCCCCACGAGCCCGGCCGGGACGGCCCTGCCCGCGGCTGTCCCCACCGCCGTCCCCACCGCCGCAGCTCCCGCGCCTGGTGGTGCCACCACGCATGCGCCACATCGGTCCTGTCCCAACCGCGCCGCCAGCGCCGTGGGCCGAGGGGCCGGCGCCGAGGCGCGGACGACTTCGGGGCCCGGCAGGGCGGCCGGGGCCACAGCGGAGGAGAAGAGGTGGCGGGCGGCGGCTGCTGGCTTGGGGCCAGAGGGGGCCGGGAATTTGCCCGGTCTGAGGCGTGTCTTGTCTCCTGTGGTGGAGCTGCCCCCCTGGGCCTGCGATCTGCGGCCAGCTCACACACAATACCCCCGGGGAGCGATTTGCTGCTCAGCCCtctggcagagagggagggaaaagcgTGTATCCTCAGCTGGGTTCTGCCGGGCGCTAGGCGCTTCCGTGCAGGCCTGGGCACTGCAGGAACCAGCCGGCCTCGCCCTGCAATCCGGCGCAACCACCAGTGGTTACCTTTCTCCTTACACGACAATctcaaagcaaataataataataaaatagtaagttCTGAGACAGACATGTGAGCAAGGTGAAAAGCTGTAACTGCTTCATTTAGAACCGTACGGTTTAAACCCACCTCTAATCTTAGTAAAGCATTAGAATTGAGTACCTGTCATAAGAGCCCCAAATGGGAACAGGCGTCTCTCAAAACAATATAGGCAATTCCCAATTTGTGAATAACCAGTGCTCCACTCTGCAATTGTTTGCAACTCTATAGAAACTAGGTTATAATTAGTTGTTTTGCTCAAGCGGGTCCACAAACCTATGAAACTCAAAATGTGCTCAAGTATTCAAGAAACTTTGAATACTAAGTAAGTTCCAAAATTTCCGGTGACAGGTGGATACAACTCAATGAATCACATTCCTTATTTTTAAGGGATTCAATTTATAGACTAACTGGATTATTGCAAAGTAAATTAAGGAAAAGATGCTGATGCCAGAATCTGATGGGGGAGAATGGTGGTAGcaagaatattttttaacagggttccagaaaagaaggaagacagaaaaggacagaataggagaggaaaggaaaaaatatatatatatatagggggaTGATCCAACCAAAAGCTATCAAAAATGGCCATGGAAGTTATCTGTGCATAGCAATGAACTTTCACCTTATGGTTAATGGAGATGCCACTAATCTTTCAAATAGGAGGTAGAAACGATGGATATAATTTCT contains these protein-coding regions:
- the TUSC1 gene encoding tumor suppressor candidate gene 1 protein, whose protein sequence is MWRMRGGTTRRGSCGGGDGGGDSRGQGRPGRARGGGGIGGGVGWRGRAGGARQQLEERFADLAASHLEAIRARDERDRQNARLREENARLRLENRRLKRENRSLFRQALRLPGEASDGAAAEAARATPGPEEASTNPRARGSGLEDEPGSPRALRARLEKLEAMYRRALLQLHLEQRGPRPRGDKDEPPLRAPESGLRAPDSEPSEPWL